CACACATTGAGTGCATATATAACTTTGATGATGTATATGTATCCAGGTAAAGATGTCATCTGAGAAGTCTGGATGCTGGAGAAGCATCTAGGATAAGATAACATCTTTGATGCCTGGATGCTGGAGAAGCATCTAGGTTAAGATAACATCTTTGATGCCTGGTTGCTGGAGAAGCATTTAGGATAAGATTACGTCTTTGGTGTTCTGGAGGTAAATACTGGAAAATCGTAAATTCCAGCACTATATAACAGAGTTGATGGCGAATTATGCAATAAATTCCCATTAAATAGATCACCCATAAGGAGACAGCTGCCCAATGCATCAACGTGTATAAATAacttaaaattaataaaaaaactaTCGGGAAAACTATTTATTTGTTATAATTTGAACAATTCAGAAACTCACAAGAAATCCcccatatttttttttaagtttaaacATAATATTGAGAAGGGATTAAAATtccattattaaattattaatttttccAATGCAGCTGTTTAAAAAAATCAAGTCAAGCTTTCAATTCCAGATGTTGAATGATTCATTGATATTGCTTTTTTTGCAATAAACTTTATGCATTTTTACCAGAGAGTAGCTTGAATAGCACCTTAGTTCGTACTGTATATACTACATAGAATTATCAAATGCAATAACAAATTGTTTACTTAAAAAAGTATTGTCACTTATATCCTATAAAGCTGTGTGCTTAACGATAAGAAACTTCTAACTTGGTAAGCTAAGATGCTCTAAGATGCGAGATGTTTTTTGGGCTGAGAGAAAGATGCTGATAAGCTAAGATGCTCTGAGATGCGAGATGTACATCAGATTGTGAGAAAGATGGTTTTATTTATCTTTAGGTAAGATGCCTTGAATGAGAGATATACTTCTAATTTTGAGAAAGATGCTGTTATCTACCTCAAGCTAAGATGATGTGAGATGTTCATCTGGTAATGAGAAAGATGCTGGTATCTTCCTCAAGCTAAGATGACAAACATCTTTACATAACAAACATCAACACTTTACAAACTGAAATCAGCTACTTTTACCCGAGTCataaaattgataaaaatcatTTTGATTCGCTGCAGAATACTTAGAAAAGTAATTAAAAAGCCAGACTTTCTTCAGAATACAAAGAAAAGTAGTAATATACCTAATAACATGTTGCATAAAAATTTGCAACAATAGGGAGAATAAACACCTCAACAGGTGTAGTAGTGAGGTGATCTtgatgaagctagacacagatataatgaaataataactccATCAACTAACTCTGTCTCTGACTAACCTAACTTGACTCTAACTCTAAcctaactctgactccatcaatgatggagtcagagtttgtctcctgtggattccttcccatattggtctccgaatgcatgatagaaatgatgagttagccaagacttttgctcataaagagggaattgattaccatcttggactgcctttgagcagcctgagggcagtaatattccgggaacatcaacaataTCTCGTAGACttaaggcaaagtgaaattcacaccagttattccatctatcatcattctattatgcaggaagaaccgcacgtctatggacttctagatgttaccactgctagcctTAGGCTcgactacaagtacctctgggagtttgtaacatctgctgatgtagatttgattaaatgtaaactctgtcagcagaactattcgcatactttgtgtcattatataatggaatgtgaaaaaatcgcggaatgcagagataacaccatcaatggtgtccaagaaatgtgtaagtacttcattcaaaatgatgtgctgccaggaatcttagcgaagtatccaaaatgtgcttactgtaggtgcagcctgcacatgactgtaaagctgccgcccagttgggtgggtgtggagcacatgactgtaaagctgccgcccagttgggtgggtgtggagcacatgactgtaaagctgccgcccagctgggtgggtgtggagcacattactgtaaagctgccgcccagttgggtgggtgtggagcacattactgtaaagctgccgcccagttgggtgggtgtggagcaagactagtaactgtgtcactcaccatagatgtaaagtgcccttgtatagtgactgttgtgagcctcttgttgaatcacttgtgatacaaagattattgatgtgtgtatttgtgtaggtgattgtatatctatgtgtatgtatatatgtatatgtgtgtgtatgtacgtgtatgtatgaatatgtgtACGAGTATATGTAACATTATTAATTGTGTGTGAGCCTCATGCAACTAAAATCATAATACAACAACATTGCAATTTATGAACAAAAATCCAATATCGAGGACAGGAAACGTTTTAGGCCTATCAAGGGGTACCTAGGCCTACTACTAGCCTCCCCCCCGACCAGGATATAaaccacaacagttacctaactcccagtgtacctatttactactaggtgaatagaGACATGCAGTGGCAGAAAAGAAATCTCAAGACGGTATAAAAATTTACAGCCtttctgggatcgaaccctgcgTCTTGAAGAGCGAACCAGCTAGCATACAGGCCAGTGGTGAGACAAAATGGCGTCCATCTTCTCGGCTTTGAGACTCTTCCATAGAACCAATATTCTTCCAAATATTTAAATTTCTGCGAAAAATTGAGATTAATTACAATAATATCCTCCGCCGAATTAGTAATTAGGCTCGGGCAATTTAGGTTACAATTGATATTTTTCaaacttggttaggttaggttaggttgagttggATTAGGCTaggctatgttaggttaggttggattaggctaggctgggtttggttaggttggattaggctaggctgggctaggttaggttaggttgggttggattAGACtaggctgggctaggttaggttagggtgggttgAATTAGGctaggctgggttaggttaggttgggctggATTAGGctaggctgggttaggttaggttgggttggattAGGCTaggctatgttaggttaggttaggttgggttggattaggctaggctgggttaggttaggttaggttggattaggctaggctgggttaggttaggttaggttggattaggctaggctgggttaggttaggttggattaggctaggctgggttaggttaggttaggttgggttagattaagttaggctgggttaggttaggttgggttggattaggctaggctgggttaggttaggttggattaggctaggctgggttaggttaggttggattaggctaggctgggttaggttaggttggattaggctaggctgggttaggttaggttaggttgggtttgatTATAGATTAGCGATGGCGAAGAGTGGTTATATGCCCTATCCAGGTCGTAGGTCCTACAGTCCGTCAAGTCAGTGCGGTGGTTCCTAGCGTTGTCTCCCACAGTAAACTTGCGGCCAGCGTCAGGTTCGAGTCTAACAATCTGTGTTCATTAGTTCGTTGGTGTAGCTTCGACTGTCTCAATGGCCGCCGTTGCTTCAGCAGCCGCAGTTACTCCAACGGCCACGATTGCTTCAACGGCCACGATTGCTTCAACGGCCACGATTGCTTCAACGGCCGCAATTTCTTCAACGGCCGCAATTGCTTCAACGGCCGGAATTGCTTCAACGGCCGCAATTGCTTCAACGGCCGGAATTGCTTCAACGGCCGCAATTTCTTCAACGGCCGGAATTGCTTCAACGGCCGGAATTGCTTCAACGGCCACGATTGCTTCAACAGCCGCAATTGCTTCAACGGCCGCAATTGCTTCAACGGCCGCAATTGCTTCAACGGCCGCAATTGCTTCAACAGCCGCAATTGCTTCAACGGCCGCAATTGCTTCAACGGCCGCAATTGCTTCAACAGCCGCAATTGCTTCAACGGCCGCAATTGCTTCAACAGCCGCAATTGCTTCAACGGCCGCAATTGCTTCAACGGCCGCAATTGCTTCAACGGCCGCAACTGCCCCAAAGGCCACAACTACCCCAAAGGCCACAACTGCCCCAAAGGCCACAACTGCCCCAAAGGCCACAACTGCCCCAAAGGCCACAACTGCCCCAACGGCCACAACTGCCCCAAAGGCCACAACTGCCCCAACGGCCACAACTGCCCCCAACGGCCACAACTGCCCCAACGGCCACAACTGCCCCAAAGGCCACAACTGCCCCAACGGCCACAACTGCCCCAAAGGCCACAACTGCCCCCAACGGCCACAACTGCCCCAACGGCCACAACTGCCCCAAAGGCCACAACTGCCCCAACGGCCACAACTGCCCCCAACGGCCACAACTGCCCCAACGGCCACAACTGCCCCCAACGGCCACAACTGCCCCAACGGCCACAACTGCCCCAAAGGCCACAACTGCCCCCAACGGCCACAACTGCCCCAACGGCCACAACTGCCCCAAAGGCCACAACTGCCCCAACGGCCACAACTGCCCCAAAGGCCACAACTGCCCCCAACGGCCACAACTGCCCCAACGGCCACAACTGCCCCAAAGGCCACAACTGCCCCAAAGGCCACAACTGCCCCAAAGGCCACAACTGCCCCAACGGCCACAACTGCCCCAAAGGCCACAACTGCCCCAAAGGCCACAACGGCCACAACTGCTGCAAAGGCCACAACTGCCCCCAACGGCCACAACTGCCCCCAACGGCCACAACTGCCCCAACGGTCACAACTGCCCCAAAGGCCACAACTGCCCCAAAGGCCACAACTGCCCCCAAAGGCCACAACTGCCCCAAAGGCCACAACTGCCCCAAAGGCCACAACTACCCCAAAGGCCACAACTGCCCCAAAGGCCACAACTGCCCCCAACGGCCGTGATTGCCTCAATTTCCACGATTTTATAATCCGACTTCAGAAGATATGTTTCGTGCAACATTGAGATACAAAGACGGAACAAAAGAGGCTACACATCGATGATATATTAAGACTCTGATAGTGACATTTTACTTGAACTCAGCTTCGTGGGAGAGGAAAATTGATCAGCAGCATTGGAAAAAAAAATTGCAATCACAATTGTCTTTAAACAGCATGAAAATTAGATAAAGTGCTTTACAAACACGTTGGAGAAAATTGCTTGCGACTGAACTGTCATTCCTGACTAGTAATACAGTCACTAATTGAGAAAAGTTAGGTTTTGTTTGTTTAGTAATTAATACAACAGGCCGCCTGGACAACAATACCCTGGACTAATACAACAGGCCGCCTGGACAACAATACCCTGGACTAATACAACAGGCCGCCTGGACAACAATACCCTGGACTAATACAACAGGCCGCCTGGACAGTatagcctagtatagcacatatttgtactatattaggcctaagatagcgtgCATTAGGCCTAAGATGGTTATGTTAGGTTTCATTAGGAGACATAAATACCAAACCTATTCCGGTTGGTcgaaattcaatagtaccaaattctactttccaATTGTCCAGTTCGtctatatatgtacgatggtgcaTATCGTTGCTACATACTGCCTAAACAGCATGATGGCCCGTCCCAACCACAGCAGATAAATGGAACACCGGAACACGGACCCCAGGACCCCCCAGGACCCCCAAGGACCCCCAAGGACCCCCCAGGACCCCCAAGGACCCCCCAGGACCCCCAAGGACCCCCAAGGACCCCCCAGGACCCCCCAGGACCCCCCAGGACCCCCTAAGGACCCCCAAGGACCCCCAAGGACCCCCAAGGACCCCCAAGGACCAGGACTGAAAGAGGTCCTGAGATACAAGACTGAAATTAGACAAATAAAAAAATTCGCGCAAATTAgacaaataaaaaattaaaaagggTTAATGAACATCAAAGTTGATTCCTCTGGGCCCTGTCCTAGACagcaggaggtgggggggggggggcattggcATAGGCCTATGCCTATGCTATTGAGACGCACTCAAAAGCATAGGCCTATGCCTATGCTTTTGAGTGCGCCTAGTCGAATGAAATTTCTTTTTATTACCTTTTTATTTTATAAATCGTTCTAGTTCTTGTATTACTTGTAAATAcatcatatacactacacgtacatgtgtgtgtatacctatacATAAATCAAATGTATTTAGCACAAGTTATCAAAAATACTTAATGAGTAGTTTGACATGAGGCCTACACTCCCCCCCTCCGGATTAGGCCTATTGCTCcgtaatttgggtattgtttacaaGGACGAATATTCAACGTTCTACAGCAGTGTTATATATACGGCAGGTGAGATTGAAGATGATTTAATTATGATTTAATTTGATTTAATtgatttgatttaatttaatctgcAAATAATTTCAAACACCTCTACACTGTATTTCCTGCAATGGTTGGATAAGTTGCAGGAAAGGTGCTCAGAAACTGGGAGTTATGATACTCCCGTTTGTGGATATTGTAAACTTTAAACATGGGACACCTAAACTGTTTGTGTGTGAGACACAGTTTAGACACTGTCTAAATTATACTGTAGGATATCTGTGTCCTACAGGCTTCCTCTCCCAAGGTACAGCACCGTCTGTAATGAGCATCTCTGTACTTGTTTGCATTACAAGGAACTAACCAGCTTATGTATCCTCCTGATAACTAGAGAGCTATGGCCCTAAACACACTATTAAACACAGTATTTAACTACATTCTCAATGACTTTCTAGCAGATGAACTAGATTCTTTTTCAAGACCCTCAACCCACACATATCTGGACATGGAGacccgacgacgtttcggtccatcttggaccattatgaagtcgtGTAATACTTCTTCATCAATTGGGC
This genomic window from Procambarus clarkii isolate CNS0578487 chromosome 62, FALCON_Pclarkii_2.0, whole genome shotgun sequence contains:
- the LOC123766380 gene encoding GATA zinc finger domain-containing protein 14-like; translated protein: MAACIDLWLVISMPTVSVSKAANLTCVNSGNINSSYDNSRSNSNYDNSRSNSNYDNSRSNSNYDNSSNSSYDNSSRNNNNANVVVVIVLDIVDIVDIVVVEVGIPQSQETMELRSGCRAGVASPGSKARVVGPTVRQVSAVVPSVVSHSKLAASVRFESNNLCSLVRWCSFDCLNGRRCFSSRSYSNGHDCFNGHDCFNGHDCFNGRNFFNGRNCFNGRNCFNGRNCFNGRNCFNGRNFFNGRNCFNGRNCFNGHDCFNSRNCFNGRNCFNGRNCFNGRNCFNSRNCFNGRNCFNGRNCFNSRNCFNGRNCFNSRNCFNGRNCFNGRNCFNGRNCPKGHNYPKGHNCPKGHNCPKGHNCPKGHNCPNGHNCPKGHNCPNGHNCPQRPQLPQRPQLPQRPQLPQRPQLPQRPQLPPTATTAPTATTAPKATTAPTATTAPNGHNCPNGHNCPQRPQLPQRPQLPQRPQLPPTATTAPTATTAPKATTAPTATTAPKATTAPNGHNCPNGHNCPKGHNCPKGHNCPKGHNCPNGHNCPKGHNCPKGHNGHNCCKGHNCPQRPQLPPTATTAPTVTTAPKATTAPKATTAPKGHNCPKGHNCPKGHNYPKGHNCPKGHNCPQRP